One window of the Trypanosoma brucei gambiense DAL972 chromosome 5, complete sequence genome contains the following:
- a CDS encoding prefoldin subunit, putative, translating into MQQVPPEIKAMSDQLQMLLKENQELGEKKAKLIDARQRLGAQKSENEIVRDEINRLEPDSKVYKLIGPALIPQDQSDAKAIVQNRLEYINGELKRTDAAIADLENKQRSGQQKSEELFRKMQAKHSQIQRRQQQS; encoded by the coding sequence ATGCAGCAGGTTCCACCCGAGATTAAGGCAATGAGCGATCAGCTTCAAATGCTTCTCAAGGAAAACCAGGAGCTCGGAGAAAAGAAGGCGAAGCTAATTGATGCACGCCAACGACTTGGTGCTCAAAAGTCTGAAAACGAAATAGTAAGGGATGAAATCAACCGACTAGAACCAGATTCCAAGGTATACAAGCTTATCGGACCGGCACTAATTCCACAGGACCAGAGCGATGCTAAGGCAATTGTACAGAATCGTCTTGAGTACATCAATGGGGAGCTCAAAAGGACGGACGCCGCTATTGCTGACCTAGAGAACAAGCAACGCAGCGGGCAACAAAAGTCTGAGGAACTATTCCGGAAGATGCAGGCGAAGCACTCACAAATCCAAAGACGTCAGCAGCAATCTTAA
- a CDS encoding protein phosphatase 1, regulatory subunit,putative has product MSQEGGKSEPDANEKEQRKQKLRLGLEAMFCAQEIPSEKRTDIESDGEEVPPSITRDEDRYRQVAEAILRIDTKSKIIEINNIRLFSVAEIELDKLTECTSLSLRKNLLHDLIPFPEDLADRLDELDLFDNKIRKLNDFFETVTVPGDPPTTKTLPNAYKCLTKLDLSYNQIREIGGLDSIGGTLRELYLVENKIKEVKNLDSLVNLELLELGGNRLRAIGSGLEKLTKLKQLWLGKNKISSIGTALHKLVSLEILSLQANRITSVDAENFLGAKANPNLREVYLSENGLTSVGNVRRLSTIKIIDFSFNSICSIDAEEINPQTMPKLEEFWLTDGNIADWEEVGKLSGFTSTLKTVYLERNPIEEDKRYRDKVYMYLPFLVQIDSWPIVNKGNLEADRKRKA; this is encoded by the coding sequence ATGTCACAGGAGGGTGGGAAATCAGAACCGGACGCCAACGAAAAAGAGCAACGGAAGCAAAAATTAAGGCTAGGCCTTGAGGCCATGTTCTGTGCTCAAGAGATACCTTCTGAGAAACGCACGGACATTGAAAGTGACGGCGAGGAAGTGCCTCCAAGCATTACTCGAGATGAAGATAGATACCGTCAGGTGGCGGAGGCTATTCTTAGGATTGATACAAAGAGCAAAATCATAGAGATAAATAATATTCGCCTGTTTTCAGTGGCTGAAATTGAGCTTGACAAGTTGACTGAATGCACATCCCTTTCCTTGCGCAAGAATCTCTTGCATGATCTTATTCCGTTTCCTGAGGACCTCGCCGATCGCCTTGATGAGTTGGATCTTTTCGACAACAAAATTCGTAAGCTGAACGATTTTTTTGAGACAGTAACAGTCCCTGGCGACCCGCCCACGACGAAAACACTCCCCAACGCATACAAATGTCTCACGAAATTGGACCTAAGTTACAATCAGATTCGTGAAATCGGTGGACTCGATTCCATCGGGGGTACACTGAGAGAGCTTTATCTGGtcgaaaataaaattaaagagGTTAAAAATCTTGATTCTCTGGTGAACCTTGAGTTACTTGAATTAGGGGGCAACCGTTTACGTGCCATCGGTTCCGGGTTGGAGAAGTTGACGAAGTTGAAACAGTTGTGGCTCGGCAAGAATAAGATAAGTTCCATCGGTACCGCGCTTCACAAATTGGTTTCGCTAGAGATCCTTAGTTTGCAGGCAAACCGAATTACCTCTGTTGATGCGGAAAACTTCTTGGGAGCAAAGGCCAATCCTAATTTGAGGGAAGTCTACTTGTCCGAGAACGGCCTTACTTCTGTTGGGAACGTGCGACGCCTATCAACAATCAAAATTATCGATTTTAGTTTCAACTCGATATGTTCAATCGACGCTGAAGAGATCAATCCGCAAACCATGCCCAAACTTGAGGAGTTTTGGCTCACTGATGGAAATATAGCAGATTGGGAAGAGGTAGGAAAGTTAAGTGGCTTCACAAGCACTTTGAAGACCGTGTATCTTGAGCGTAACCCAATTGAAGAAGATAAGAGGTACCGCGACAAGGTATACATGTACCTGCCCTTCTTGGTACAGATTGATTCATGGCCAATTGTGAATAAGGGAAATCTTGAAGCTGATCGTAAGCGAAAAGCTTGA
- a CDS encoding vacuolar ATP synthase, putative, producing the protein MGRGILNFNVYDGSLEAIVHGYKDGFLRPEEYASLVQCDSLGDMKSQLQVTDYGNFLQHDGQAQLSARVIVERAQEHYAKQLRELRSWAAPPLSHFLDFITYEHMIANVLKLIIAKRSGRDGMQLLTRCHPLGWFPELASLTAAADVREMFEVVLIDSPVGRFFNANGGLESDLDELSVEYIQGMLMKNYYEQFYDLCCELGGATAEVMCPLLELEADLTVLRSTVNTMGVPDIHATDRRRLFPSFGSLVDIHDDIAEAESVEQLRERVRRFGLMHELLDDSRYNATSSSSAKGGNNNRGNNAVSGAASGQTGASAAGASSLERRFVEVTVALYRDALSRQFQYGVFYAWAKLKELEVSNLHWIADCIAQGMMHRVDEYVSIF; encoded by the coding sequence atggGGCGAGGAATTCTGAACTTCAACGTGTATGATGGTTCCCTCGAGGCCATTGTCCACGGCTACAAGGACGGGTTTCTCCGTCCAGAAGAATACGCCAGTTTGGTCCAGTGTGACTCACTGGGTGACATGAAGTCACAGTTGCAGGTCACAGATTATGGTAATTTCCTGCAGCATGATGGGCAGGCACAGTTGAGCGCCCGAGTTATTGTCGAGCGTGCACAGGAACATTATGCGAAACAGCTGCGTGAGCTAAGGTCTTGGGCGGCGCCACCGCTATCCCACTTCCTCGATTTCATCACGTACGAACACATGATCGCAAACGTGCTGAAGCTCATCATCGCAAAGCGCAGTGGGCGTGACGGCATGCAGTTGTTGACCCGCTGCCATCCTCTCGGCTGGTTCCCTGAACTTGCCAGTTTAACCGCTGCGGCTGACGTGCGTGAAATGTTTGAGGTGGTTCTGATTGACAGTCCAGTCGGTCGTTTCTTCAACGCCAACGGTGGCCTGGAGAGTGATCTGGATGAGCTGTCTGTGGAGTACATCCAGGGCATGCTAATGAAGAACTACTATGAACAGTTCTACGATCTCTGTTGTGAACTGGGTGGCGCAACTGCGGAAGTAATGTGTCCACTACTGGAGCTTGAAGCAGACCTGACAGTGCTAAGGAGTACTGTGAACACAATGGGCGTTCCCGACATCCATGCAACTGACAGGCGGCGGCTGTTCCCGAGTTTTGGGTCACTGGTCGACATCCACGACGATATCGCGGAGGCTGAGAGCGTGGAGCAGCTTCGCGAGCGAGTCCGGCGTTTTGGACTCATGCATGAACTGCTTGATGACAGCCGGTACAACGctacttcctcttcttctgctAAGGggggtaacaacaacaggggcAATAATGCCGTTAGTGGCGCTGCATCTGGCCAAACTGGAGCTTCTGCGGCAGGTGCCTCTTCGTTGGAACGGCGGTTTGTGGAGGTGACTGTGGCCTTGTATAGAGATGCTCTCAGTCGACAGTTTCAATATGGTGTTTTCTACGCGTGGGCCAAACTGAAGGAGCTTGAGGTTAGTAATTTGCACTGGATTGCCGACTGCATCGCACAGGGGATGATGCACCGCGTAGATGAGTACGTGAGCATATTTTAA
- a CDS encoding T. brucei spp.-specific protein, translated as MEFELTGGCSVLCHTFDFFFFLPLPSFLLRFYSLLGATSHAQDVLPSAFLSSSYGANNAHATFLFWYLSPVPSVCDLLRFRICRATIHTRRMTATVVRKHIIVYLKLHRCICLAIFLFAYQRPVLSLASASSTVISLFVPRRKHSVFSL; from the coding sequence ATGGAATTTGAACTCACCGGGGGATGTTCCGTTTTGTGTCACAcatttgacttttttttttttcttcctcttccttcctttttgcttcgcTTCTATTCGCTATTGGGTGCAACTTCACACGCACAGGATGTCCTTCCCTCCGCTTTCTTGTCATCCTCTTACGGTGCAAATAACGCACATGctacctttttattttggtacTTGTCACCAGTCCCTTCCGTTTGTGATTTGCTCCGCTTTCGGATTTGCCGCGCTACTATCCACACAAGAAGGATGACTGCTACTGTTGTGCGCAAACACATCATTGTGTATTTAAAGCTACACAGATGCATATGCTTagccatttttttgtttgcataCCAGAGGCCTGTACTATCACTTGCATCTGCCTCGTCTACTGTTATATCTCTTTTTGTGCCCCGACGGAAACATTCGGTCTTCTCTCTCTAA